The Ananas comosus cultivar F153 linkage group 2, ASM154086v1, whole genome shotgun sequence genome contains a region encoding:
- the LOC109706925 gene encoding LOW QUALITY PROTEIN: uncharacterized protein LOC109706925 (The sequence of the model RefSeq protein was modified relative to this genomic sequence to represent the inferred CDS: inserted 1 base in 1 codon): MMAVARHLFSLRPPPHLPRGHSVRVQVRVRCLAALRTRTTNKKEKAEAEAEAEAKAAERLTRRTRSDSEFDWDLYRRHASGGCGGLGGSHVPVMLGEVLQAFRGLHLRSFVAARILAXLRAYTHVGNFKYVKSVLGGVDEAVLESGVDGILMDLGMSSMQVDRPERGFSVLADGPLDMRMDPQASLKAEDILNSWPENEVGRILRDYGEESNWQFLQKQIAKARGSGGLHTTAELVDLIRRTSTSSGGRRGWIKTATRVFQALRIAVNDELRTIEDALYACFDCLSSGGLLAVISFHSLEDRIVKRTFLDIINGSEVDVSGECRTDEVRSDEIDNAEAWCKHRVQGRNGTVLTKRPITPSKEEEKLNRRSRSAKLRVLQKA; this comes from the exons ATGATGGCGGTGGCTCGGCACCTCTTCTCGCTCCGGCCGCCACCCCATCTTCCCCGCGGCCACTCCGTCCGAGTCCAAGTACGAGTCCGATGTCTCGCTGCTCTGAGGACGAGGACAaccaacaagaaggagaaggcggaggcggaggcggaggcggaggcaaaGGCGGCGGAGCGCCTCACGCGGCGGACACGCTCGGACTCGGAGTTCGACTGGGACCTCTACCGCCGACACGCCAGCGGAGGATGTGGTGGTCTCGGTGGGTCCCATGTGCCTGTGATGCTGGGTGAGGTGCTGCAGGCCTTCCGCGGCCTCCACCTTCGCTCCTTCGTAGCGGCAAGGATTCTTG GCCTCCGAGCATACACCCACGTCGGGAACTTCAAGTACGTCAAATCCGTTCTCGGCGGCGTCGACGAGGCCGTCCTTGAATCTGGCGTCGACGGCATCTTGATGGATCTCGGAATGTCCTCTATGCAG GTGGATCGGCCGGAAAGAGGGTTTAGTGTGCTCGCCGACGGGCCTCTTGATATGCGGATGGACCCCCAG GCGAGTTTGAAAGCAGAAGATATATTGAATTCATGGCCGGAGAATGAAGTGGGTCGTATCCTGCGTGATTATGGAGAAGAAAGCAACTGGCAATTCCTTCAAAAACAAATTGCTAAAGCTCGTGGGAGTGGGGGATTGCATACTACTGCTGAACTCGTTGATCTTATACGGAGAACATCTACCTCGTCAGGAG GAAGACGAGGTTGGATAAAGACAGCTACAAGGGTGTTTCAAGCACTGAGGATAGCAGTTAATGACGAACTCAGGACTATAGAGGATGCCCTCTATGCTTGCTTTGACTGTCTTTCCTCTGGTGGTCTGCTCGCTGTCATCTCTTTCCACAGCTTGGAGGACAGAATTGTGAAGCGAACTTTTCTCGACATCATTAACGGCAGTGAAGTTGATGTAAGCGGTGAGTGTCGTACGGATGAAGTAAGGTCTGATGAGATTGACAATGCAGAAGCATGGTGTAAGCATAGAGTGCAAGGCAGGAATGGGACTGTGCTCACGAAGCGACCGATTACACCTTCGAAGGAGGAAGAGAAGTTGAATAGGAGGTCAAGAAGCGCAAAGCTCAGAGTTCTTCAGAAGGCCTGA
- the LOC109703855 gene encoding organic cation/carnitine transporter 7-like isoform X1, whose translation MGDGTEIYTVDDALVSMGFGKFQGLVLAYSGMGWVSEAMEVMLLSFVGPSVQAEWNLSSHEESLITSVVFVGMLIGAYSWGVVSDTYGRRTGFLFTALVTSLAGFLSAFSPNYLCLIVLRFLVGVGLGGGHVLASWFLEFVPAPSRGAWMVVFSFFWTVGTILEASLAWVIMPILSWRCLLGISSLPSFLLLLFFSVTPESPRYLCTNGRLHEAMFVLEKMASMNNKVLPSGVLTPSCTTSQVNYSLHTSEAMHLIALGKHEISNDEETSSNIGGISSLKRLLSPKLRRPTLLLWIVFFGNAFAYYGIVLLTSELSDVNRRCALIEVHSSQQQDANLYKDVFITSFAEIPGLVLSAAIVDRVGRKVSMWAMLFTSCAFLAPLIFQQKEAMTTSLLFGARTCIMGSFTVLYIYAPEVYPTSVRSTGVGVASSMGRIGGVVCPIVAVGLVENCRQMEAILLFEVVMLLAGLGAFLFPFETKCCELSDSLNSCN comes from the exons ATGGGAGATGGGACTGAGATATATACGGTGGATGATGCTCTGGTGTCTATGGGGTTTGGCAAATTTCAAGGTCTTGTTCTTGCTTATTCCGGGATGGGCTGGGTTTCAGAAGCCATGGAAGTGATGCTGCTCTCCTTTGTAGGCCCATCAGTTCAAGCAGAGTGGAATCTCTCTTCTCACGAAGAGAGTCTAATCACGAGTGTCGTTTTTGTGGGCATGCTCATAGGAGCTTATTCTTGGGGCGTAGTTTCAGATACCTATGGGAGGAG gACAGGGTTCCTTTTTACTGCACTAGTCACAAGTTTAGCTGGTTTTCTCAGTGCTTTTTCTCCCAATTATTTGTGCTTAATCGTCCTCCGCTTTCTCGTTGGTGTGGGATTGGGCGGTGGGCATGTGCTTGCTTCTTGGTTTTTGGAGTTTGTTCCTGCTCCAAGTAGAGGTGCATGGATggttgttttttcctttttctggaCTGTTGGCACAATCTTGGAGGCTTCACTGGCATGG GTCATAATGCCAATATTAAGTTGGAGGTGCTTACTAGGAATTTCCTCGCTACCATCATTCCTTTtgctacttttcttttctgtaaCACCTGAGTCACCTCGATATCTCTGCACAAATGGTCGACTGCATGAAGCAATGTTTGTTCTAGAGAAAATGGCTTCAATGAACAACAAAGTTCTTCCTTCTGGTGTGCTTACTCCCTCTTGCACAACCAGTCAGGTTAATTACAGTCTTCATACTTCTGAGGCCATGCATCTTATTGCACTTGGAAAGCATGAAATTAGCAATGATGAAGAGACAAGCTCAAACATTGGAGGCATAAGTTCCTTAAAGAGGCTTCTATCACCTAAATTGAGAAGACCTACGCTTCTTCTTTGGATTGTGTTCTTCGGGAATGCTTTTGCATATTACGGCATAGTTTTGCTAACGTCTGAACTAAGTGATGTGAATAGGAGATGTGCATTGATAGAGGTTCATTCGAGCCAACAACAAGATGCCAACCTGTACAAGGATGTATTTATTACTAGCTTTGCAG AGATTCCTGGGCTGGTTTTGTCAGCTGCAATTGTAGACAGGGTTGGTCGTAAAGTTTCGATGTGGGCCATGCTTTTCACAAGTTGTGCTTTTCTTGCACCCTTGATATTTCAACAGAAAGAAGCAATGACAACGAGCCTTCTATTTGGTGCTCGTACATGTATCATGGGGAGCTTCACAGTTCTGTACATATATGCTCCAGAG GTATACCCAACCTCAGTGCGCAGTACGGGCGTTGGAGTGGCATCATCTATGGGAAGGATCGGCGGGGTTGTCTGTCCCATCGTGGCCGTCGGTTTGGTAGAGAACTGCCGTCAGATGGAAGCGATTCTCCTATTTGAAGTCGTGATGTTACTTGCAGGATTGGGTGCTTTTCTCTTCCCTTTTGAGACGAAGTGCTGTGAATTGAGTGATTCCTTAAACAGTTGTAATTAA
- the LOC109703855 gene encoding organic cation/carnitine transporter 7-like isoform X2, producing MGGGRTGFLFTALVTSLAGFLSAFSPNYLCLIVLRFLVGVGLGGGHVLASWFLEFVPAPSRGAWMVVFSFFWTVGTILEASLAWVIMPILSWRCLLGISSLPSFLLLLFFSVTPESPRYLCTNGRLHEAMFVLEKMASMNNKVLPSGVLTPSCTTSQVNYSLHTSEAMHLIALGKHEISNDEETSSNIGGISSLKRLLSPKLRRPTLLLWIVFFGNAFAYYGIVLLTSELSDVNRRCALIEVHSSQQQDANLYKDVFITSFAEIPGLVLSAAIVDRVGRKVSMWAMLFTSCAFLAPLIFQQKEAMTTSLLFGARTCIMGSFTVLYIYAPEVYPTSVRSTGVGVASSMGRIGGVVCPIVAVGLVENCRQMEAILLFEVVMLLAGLGAFLFPFETKCCELSDSLNSCN from the exons ATGGGAGGAGGCAG gACAGGGTTCCTTTTTACTGCACTAGTCACAAGTTTAGCTGGTTTTCTCAGTGCTTTTTCTCCCAATTATTTGTGCTTAATCGTCCTCCGCTTTCTCGTTGGTGTGGGATTGGGCGGTGGGCATGTGCTTGCTTCTTGGTTTTTGGAGTTTGTTCCTGCTCCAAGTAGAGGTGCATGGATggttgttttttcctttttctggaCTGTTGGCACAATCTTGGAGGCTTCACTGGCATGG GTCATAATGCCAATATTAAGTTGGAGGTGCTTACTAGGAATTTCCTCGCTACCATCATTCCTTTtgctacttttcttttctgtaaCACCTGAGTCACCTCGATATCTCTGCACAAATGGTCGACTGCATGAAGCAATGTTTGTTCTAGAGAAAATGGCTTCAATGAACAACAAAGTTCTTCCTTCTGGTGTGCTTACTCCCTCTTGCACAACCAGTCAGGTTAATTACAGTCTTCATACTTCTGAGGCCATGCATCTTATTGCACTTGGAAAGCATGAAATTAGCAATGATGAAGAGACAAGCTCAAACATTGGAGGCATAAGTTCCTTAAAGAGGCTTCTATCACCTAAATTGAGAAGACCTACGCTTCTTCTTTGGATTGTGTTCTTCGGGAATGCTTTTGCATATTACGGCATAGTTTTGCTAACGTCTGAACTAAGTGATGTGAATAGGAGATGTGCATTGATAGAGGTTCATTCGAGCCAACAACAAGATGCCAACCTGTACAAGGATGTATTTATTACTAGCTTTGCAG AGATTCCTGGGCTGGTTTTGTCAGCTGCAATTGTAGACAGGGTTGGTCGTAAAGTTTCGATGTGGGCCATGCTTTTCACAAGTTGTGCTTTTCTTGCACCCTTGATATTTCAACAGAAAGAAGCAATGACAACGAGCCTTCTATTTGGTGCTCGTACATGTATCATGGGGAGCTTCACAGTTCTGTACATATATGCTCCAGAG GTATACCCAACCTCAGTGCGCAGTACGGGCGTTGGAGTGGCATCATCTATGGGAAGGATCGGCGGGGTTGTCTGTCCCATCGTGGCCGTCGGTTTGGTAGAGAACTGCCGTCAGATGGAAGCGATTCTCCTATTTGAAGTCGTGATGTTACTTGCAGGATTGGGTGCTTTTCTCTTCCCTTTTGAGACGAAGTGCTGTGAATTGAGTGATTCCTTAAACAGTTGTAATTAA
- the LOC109703855 gene encoding organic cation/carnitine transporter 7-like isoform X3, giving the protein MGGGFLFTALVTSLAGFLSAFSPNYLCLIVLRFLVGVGLGGGHVLASWFLEFVPAPSRGAWMVVFSFFWTVGTILEASLAWVIMPILSWRCLLGISSLPSFLLLLFFSVTPESPRYLCTNGRLHEAMFVLEKMASMNNKVLPSGVLTPSCTTSQVNYSLHTSEAMHLIALGKHEISNDEETSSNIGGISSLKRLLSPKLRRPTLLLWIVFFGNAFAYYGIVLLTSELSDVNRRCALIEVHSSQQQDANLYKDVFITSFAEIPGLVLSAAIVDRVGRKVSMWAMLFTSCAFLAPLIFQQKEAMTTSLLFGARTCIMGSFTVLYIYAPEVYPTSVRSTGVGVASSMGRIGGVVCPIVAVGLVENCRQMEAILLFEVVMLLAGLGAFLFPFETKCCELSDSLNSCN; this is encoded by the exons ATGGGAGGAG GGTTCCTTTTTACTGCACTAGTCACAAGTTTAGCTGGTTTTCTCAGTGCTTTTTCTCCCAATTATTTGTGCTTAATCGTCCTCCGCTTTCTCGTTGGTGTGGGATTGGGCGGTGGGCATGTGCTTGCTTCTTGGTTTTTGGAGTTTGTTCCTGCTCCAAGTAGAGGTGCATGGATggttgttttttcctttttctggaCTGTTGGCACAATCTTGGAGGCTTCACTGGCATGG GTCATAATGCCAATATTAAGTTGGAGGTGCTTACTAGGAATTTCCTCGCTACCATCATTCCTTTtgctacttttcttttctgtaaCACCTGAGTCACCTCGATATCTCTGCACAAATGGTCGACTGCATGAAGCAATGTTTGTTCTAGAGAAAATGGCTTCAATGAACAACAAAGTTCTTCCTTCTGGTGTGCTTACTCCCTCTTGCACAACCAGTCAGGTTAATTACAGTCTTCATACTTCTGAGGCCATGCATCTTATTGCACTTGGAAAGCATGAAATTAGCAATGATGAAGAGACAAGCTCAAACATTGGAGGCATAAGTTCCTTAAAGAGGCTTCTATCACCTAAATTGAGAAGACCTACGCTTCTTCTTTGGATTGTGTTCTTCGGGAATGCTTTTGCATATTACGGCATAGTTTTGCTAACGTCTGAACTAAGTGATGTGAATAGGAGATGTGCATTGATAGAGGTTCATTCGAGCCAACAACAAGATGCCAACCTGTACAAGGATGTATTTATTACTAGCTTTGCAG AGATTCCTGGGCTGGTTTTGTCAGCTGCAATTGTAGACAGGGTTGGTCGTAAAGTTTCGATGTGGGCCATGCTTTTCACAAGTTGTGCTTTTCTTGCACCCTTGATATTTCAACAGAAAGAAGCAATGACAACGAGCCTTCTATTTGGTGCTCGTACATGTATCATGGGGAGCTTCACAGTTCTGTACATATATGCTCCAGAG GTATACCCAACCTCAGTGCGCAGTACGGGCGTTGGAGTGGCATCATCTATGGGAAGGATCGGCGGGGTTGTCTGTCCCATCGTGGCCGTCGGTTTGGTAGAGAACTGCCGTCAGATGGAAGCGATTCTCCTATTTGAAGTCGTGATGTTACTTGCAGGATTGGGTGCTTTTCTCTTCCCTTTTGAGACGAAGTGCTGTGAATTGAGTGATTCCTTAAACAGTTGTAATTAA
- the LOC109703855 gene encoding organic cation/carnitine transporter 7-like isoform X4 — translation MVVFSFFWTVGTILEASLAWVIMPILSWRCLLGISSLPSFLLLLFFSVTPESPRYLCTNGRLHEAMFVLEKMASMNNKVLPSGVLTPSCTTSQVNYSLHTSEAMHLIALGKHEISNDEETSSNIGGISSLKRLLSPKLRRPTLLLWIVFFGNAFAYYGIVLLTSELSDVNRRCALIEVHSSQQQDANLYKDVFITSFAEIPGLVLSAAIVDRVGRKVSMWAMLFTSCAFLAPLIFQQKEAMTTSLLFGARTCIMGSFTVLYIYAPEVYPTSVRSTGVGVASSMGRIGGVVCPIVAVGLVENCRQMEAILLFEVVMLLAGLGAFLFPFETKCCELSDSLNSCN, via the exons ATggttgttttttcctttttctggaCTGTTGGCACAATCTTGGAGGCTTCACTGGCATGG GTCATAATGCCAATATTAAGTTGGAGGTGCTTACTAGGAATTTCCTCGCTACCATCATTCCTTTtgctacttttcttttctgtaaCACCTGAGTCACCTCGATATCTCTGCACAAATGGTCGACTGCATGAAGCAATGTTTGTTCTAGAGAAAATGGCTTCAATGAACAACAAAGTTCTTCCTTCTGGTGTGCTTACTCCCTCTTGCACAACCAGTCAGGTTAATTACAGTCTTCATACTTCTGAGGCCATGCATCTTATTGCACTTGGAAAGCATGAAATTAGCAATGATGAAGAGACAAGCTCAAACATTGGAGGCATAAGTTCCTTAAAGAGGCTTCTATCACCTAAATTGAGAAGACCTACGCTTCTTCTTTGGATTGTGTTCTTCGGGAATGCTTTTGCATATTACGGCATAGTTTTGCTAACGTCTGAACTAAGTGATGTGAATAGGAGATGTGCATTGATAGAGGTTCATTCGAGCCAACAACAAGATGCCAACCTGTACAAGGATGTATTTATTACTAGCTTTGCAG AGATTCCTGGGCTGGTTTTGTCAGCTGCAATTGTAGACAGGGTTGGTCGTAAAGTTTCGATGTGGGCCATGCTTTTCACAAGTTGTGCTTTTCTTGCACCCTTGATATTTCAACAGAAAGAAGCAATGACAACGAGCCTTCTATTTGGTGCTCGTACATGTATCATGGGGAGCTTCACAGTTCTGTACATATATGCTCCAGAG GTATACCCAACCTCAGTGCGCAGTACGGGCGTTGGAGTGGCATCATCTATGGGAAGGATCGGCGGGGTTGTCTGTCCCATCGTGGCCGTCGGTTTGGTAGAGAACTGCCGTCAGATGGAAGCGATTCTCCTATTTGAAGTCGTGATGTTACTTGCAGGATTGGGTGCTTTTCTCTTCCCTTTTGAGACGAAGTGCTGTGAATTGAGTGATTCCTTAAACAGTTGTAATTAA